TAAAGCTAAAACAGTGAGGAGAGGGCCAAGTAGCAGGAGACAAgttcagagaaaagaaggaaaagtagagGGGATGGGGAGCCTCAGATGGTAGAGTCATATAGTCTTGTGATTCTCTGCTCTAACTTCCGCAGGCCTGGGGCGTCTCTGTACTGAACCCCAACAAAACCAAGGTCCAAGGGGGCTGTGAGGGAGCCCATCCCCACCTGTTTCTCTCATTTCCCTACGGACAGCTCAGTTTTGGATTCAAGCAGGTATGGTTCTATGAGTTCATCCTCATCCTTCTCTCACCCTCCCATCGTGCCATCCCTACCAACCCCTTGCCTCACTCCTTCCTCTGCTGTCCTGAGCCTTCCTGTTCACCTCCTAGGACTTGCAGCAGAGCCAGAGCATGGTCTACCTGAATTATATGGCTGTGGAGTACAATGTGTCCTTTCCTCAGGCAGCACGTAAGTAAACCTCCCTCTACTTCCTAAAAGACTAAGTTATGGTTGGGAAAGTAGATTGGACCTGACCTTTCCTCAACCCCTCAGAGTGGACATTCTCAGCTCAGAATTCATCCCTTCAAGATCTCCAAGCACCCCTGGGGCGGAGCTTCAGTTGCAGAAATGCAAGCATCATTCTTTCTCCAGCTCTTCACCTTGACCTGCTCTCCCTGAGACTACAGGCTGCTCAGCTGCCCCATACAGAGGTCTTTGGACCAAGTAAGACCTACCTACTCCTTCCCTCCTAGAATATGCCCCATGAACTGGAAGCCCCTTCCCCAGGCCCaatctcccccccccttttttcggGGGgggtgtgtactggggattgaactaaggggtactcaaccactgagtcacatatccagccctattttgtattttatttacagacagaatctcactgagttgcttagcatcttgccattgctgaggctggctttgtactcatgattctcctgtctcagccccccctgtttctgggattacatgtatgcaccaccatccccagccccaaacctccCTTCTTAAACCCCAGACTTCCTTCCTCTCCTGGGTTTGTCATGACTATTGGGCAGCTCTCCTCCCTTCTTCAAAATTCTGCCTGATTCCCCCTTTTACTTGCTGCTCCAAGTCATTATGATGAGCTTCTCACCAGTATACTTAATTTCGGTTCCCCTTTAATCCCAGCTGCCTTCATTGCAATGCCCACTTGCCCTATCTTTTTCTACCAGGTTTCTCTTGCCCCAGTGACCAGTTCACCTTCCTGCCTCTCATCATTGGTTTGATCCTGCTTGGCCTCCTCACCCTGGTGCTTGTTGCCTTCTGCATTTTGCGAAGGCGCCCATCCACCTACCAGCCCCTCTGAACATCTGCCCGGACTTCAAGGCACCAGAGAGCACCCTCATTTCCTCACCGGGCCACTAACTCACAAAGTTATCTTCCTTCCCAGTCTTTCTTGAAGAACAAAAACAGAGATAATGCAattaggaggaaggaagggagaaaggttTCATTACACATGACAGGCTTCTCCTCCCCAGTAGGAGAGTGGTAAAACCTACTCAAATCTTTGTCCTTCATTTGCCTTGTTCTGCCAGGATTAAAAGCCATGAATTTTTTGTCACATGCCTTTGTGTTTTACATGGTTCAGCTGCAAGGAGCCAAAAAAAGCTGGTGAGGAGGGATGAAAATACCAATGTGATCAAATGCCCCGCCCATGGGTTCATCTCTCCAAGTCTGGCATTAGCAGTTATTCAATCTGCCAGACCACTTCCTCCATTCTGGGGCCACTGGCCCACCCTTGCCTACAACCCAGTGGAGCCATCCATCCTGGCAGCCTTATTCCTGGTCCTCATGTACAATTACAGGTACAGCAGATAGCCAAAGCAACGCGTAAGTGACTGTAATTTCACTTCCAAAGCAGTTCAAGTGGCTCGTAAGAAAAAATTCCCTGTCATTGTGTCCAGGGGTAGGTAAGCAAAGAACTGCATCAACCAGCGTCCGGGTGCTGGGTAGCAGAGAGCAGGGCCCCTGCAAGGGTAGTCCCAATATACGCTTTTCCCAGACAGATGCTGGATCCAATCATTCTTGCTGAAATCCTTGCCCAGCACATAGTGCACCCTCGGACCACCCCAAAGGAGGTCCCTTGCTAGGTTTCCTGAAGGCTGCCACCTCAGAGCCTCGCGTGGTGGCTCAGGGGTTGCCCTCTCCCAACTAGGCTCTTCCCCCACCCCTCGCCCCCATGCTCCTTCCTCTTTATTGTTCCGGACCCAGCGGTCCCTGGGACCCGGCCCACAAGACGGAGAAACATGGGGCTAAAGAAACATGGGGCTCCGACTGGCCTGCTCTTGCCGGCGCCATTGCCTGTGGAGATCTAAAGAGAAAGGGGAATATCAAGGTATAGCGCCCCGCCCAACGCCATTTTGGAGAATCATTTCTTTCCTGTTAACTTTGAACAATATAAAGTTGGCAGGGAGAAGACAAGATGGCGTCTtcggcggggggtggggggcggtgaTAAATCTTGCTTCCAAATTGGAAGCGTAAACAAAGACGCGGAAGGTCTAACTGCGCAGGCGTATAGCTTCCGCACGCTTTAAAACACTCCGAAACGTGGACTTTGAACTAGCCCTATTTTACGCGGCTGAAGCTGAAGCCGTGAGAAAGAGCCGGGAATAGGGGGCGGTGCAGCTTCGTGGAGGCGGAGTGCCTGAGCACGCATGCGCACTGTATAATGGCGGGCTACGGAGACTGGCGGAAGCTGGTTTTCCAACATGGCGGCAGAGGCAGACGGGCCACTCAAGCGAGTGCTGGTGCCGATTTTTTTACCCGAGGAATGCTACGATCAGCTTTTGGTCCAATGGGACTTGCTTCATGGTGAGTTTTATTCGGTCTCCAGTGAAAGTCTTGCTCGAGCGACCTCAACCCGTAGGTGGGACCTGACTGGCGACTAAGTGACGGCGGTAGCTCCTGCCACGGCGAGTTGGGCGGAAGGCGCTTCTGAAAGGGGCGGAAGTGTCTGGGAGTCTGTGGAGGGAAGGCGCATATTTGGGCAATCCGGAGAATCTCCATAAGAAGTACTTTATGAAGCTTGTGCTTTAGCGACAAGATGAGAAGACttacattttacaaaacaaaaatgtgaccAAATAACTTTATTAGGTTATTGGCAGGGTTAACTCAATTCAAAGCTTATGATGAATCAGGTCTTCAGCACCCAAAGGCTCCTGGCACCCCAGTTACTCTCCTTTCAGCCTTCCCTTCTGGGAAACTTTCTGCTCCTGTCAGTTCATGGAACCTCCCTAGTGCTTGCAGGACATTGTGCTAGGTGCACTCAGGATCAGTGAGATTGTAATTccagcgactggggaggctgaggcaggaagatagcgagttccaagccagcctcagcaatttagcgagaccctaagcaactcagcgggaccctgactctaaataaaatattttaaaagaggttgtgggatgtgattcagtagctaaaggcccctgggttcaatccccgcaCCAAATGAATGAATCCCGCTGGACCAAGCTCCTGGGGGAAGACTTCAGTGCTAGAGAAGTTGTGTATAGCTAGGGCATAAAATGAGGCCTAGGAAGGGTGGTCAGGAATAATCAGGGTTCGAGAATAAGTGGGTATATGGGGCCGGAGTTGTTGCTCAGgggagagtgctcacctagcacatgggaggccctgggttctatcctcagccccacataaaaataaataaaataaaggtattgtgtccaactacactaaaAATGGGTATAGAGGCCTGAGgttcctagcatgtatgaggcactgagtttgatcctcagcaccacataaaataaaagatcttgAAGAATGGGTATAGAGACCTGCCTTTAAAGAGAGAAGCAATGGAGATCCTTGGAAATTAAGCTGAGGAGTTTAGCTGTAAATTtgtagaaagagaatgaaaaactgGTGGGAGGGAAGGTGTTATGGTAGAAGCTGTTTTGGAAAGTCCCTAGTCCAGATAGGAAATGGTTTGGAGCATTTTCCAATCCTTTGCCTTTTTTGTTTGCCTCCTCAACTCCAGATCAAACTTATTTTTGTGGATAGGATATGTGAAGGtgaggggtggggaaggaggcAGCCCACTGGAGCACTCCTTGGACTTGAGTTCCAGAGGACttctctgcatctttttttttcttttctcagttccctgtctcaaaattcttctcagcaaaggccTTGGGCTGGCCATTGTGGCTGGGTCACTTCTTGGTATGTATCATAACTGCTGTCAAGGTTGGGGTGGAGGTGCTGAAAGGTCATAAACTGCATGGGTCCCCTAACTGGAAGTGGGGTTAACTGTGCTTCCCAGTCCATTCTGTAGCTGTTGTATCATGCTACCAAGGGGTGGAGGCTTCTCAACTCTGCCCTTCTCATCCTTTCCTCAGTAAAGCTGCCCCAGGTATTTAAAATCCTGAGAGCCAAGAGTGCAGAAGGGCTGAGTCTCCAGTCAGTAATGCTGGAGCTAGTGGCACTGACTGGGACCATGGTCTACAGCATCACCAACAACTTCCCCTTCAGGTGAGGGGTCCATCATTCATCCCTAAGGGTAATTGCCCACAGCTCTAGTGGGAGTTAAGATGAGGAAGGCAAAGGGGTAGAAAGGCTGAAATCCTTCCAAAAATCTAGTTATGACTCACGGAGGTGATGAGAGAAAAGTGAGCATCACAAGAATGCCCAGGATTCCAAATGAGATGGGATTGTAGAGGACAAAGTAATCAGAGAATTGTGTCCCTAGATGGATGGGCCATGGAGGTCTTCCCTGCCTCTTTCTAggccctcctttcttcctcccaacTCTTGACTCTGCAGCTCTTGGGGTGAAGCCCTGTTCCTGATGCTCCAGACGATCACcatctgcttcctgatcatgcaCTACAGAGGACAGACTGTGAAAGGTGCTGGGAATTTGCCAGGAATAGGCTGTAACTCTTGGGAACCCTACTGGTTATAAGCCTGGGGAAACTGAAGGATGTACAGAGGTCGATGATGACTCCTTGTTTCCTCCACCCCCAGGAGTAGCTTTCCTAGCCTGTTATGCACTGGTCCTGCTGGTCCTGCTGTCACCACTCACACCCTTGGTAGTGATTACCCTGCTCCAGGCTTCCAATGTACCTGCTGTGGTGGTGGGAAAGGTGGGTACTGGGAATAAGGCCTTCGCGGGCAGGGGGCAGGTTAAGGGCAGAGTAGAAATGTGGGGTGTCACACTGAAGGGAATGGAGAAATCAGTGACAGGAACATGGGAAAT
This window of the Ictidomys tridecemlineatus isolate mIctTri1 chromosome 3, mIctTri1.hap1, whole genome shotgun sequence genome carries:
- the Mpdu1 gene encoding mannose-P-dolichol utilization defect 1 protein isoform X2; amino-acid sequence: MAGYGDWRKLVFQHGGRGRRATQASAGADFFTRGMLRSAFGPMGLASCSLSQNSSQQRPWAGHCGWVTSCSWGEALFLMLQTITICFLIMHYRGQTVKGVAFLACYALVLLVLLSPLTPLVVITLLQASNVPAVVVGKLLQAATNYHNGHTGQLSAITVFLLFGGSLARIFTSIQETGDLLMAGIFVISSLCNGLIAAQVLFYWNAKPPHKKKKEE
- the Mpdu1 gene encoding mannose-P-dolichol utilization defect 1 protein isoform X1, whose amino-acid sequence is MAAEADGPLKRVLVPIFLPEECYDQLLVQWDLLHVPCLKILLSKGLGLAIVAGSLLVKLPQVFKILRAKSAEGLSLQSVMLELVALTGTMVYSITNNFPFSSWGEALFLMLQTITICFLIMHYRGQTVKGVAFLACYALVLLVLLSPLTPLVVITLLQASNVPAVVVGKLLQAATNYHNGHTGQLSAITVFLLFGGSLARIFTSIQETGDLLMAGIFVISSLCNGLIAAQVLFYWNAKPPHKKKKEE